Proteins from a single region of Haloterrigena alkaliphila:
- a CDS encoding type II toxin-antitoxin system VapC family toxin — translation MIYADTDFFIALVKDDDWLQDRAAKIALENEGEIYTSRATLLELLMISDRFEFDRMEALTYALEIAMVPEDEDVLFQAADYMEQDGLTPFDAYHVAYADEDPLVSSDKSFDEVTDDRIAIEEREPE, via the coding sequence ATGATCTACGCCGATACGGACTTCTTCATCGCGCTAGTGAAAGACGACGACTGGCTTCAGGATCGGGCGGCCAAGATCGCACTCGAAAACGAGGGGGAGATCTACACCTCACGCGCGACGCTGCTCGAACTGCTCATGATTTCTGACCGGTTCGAGTTCGATCGGATGGAGGCACTTACCTACGCGCTCGAGATCGCGATGGTCCCTGAAGACGAAGACGTTCTGTTTCAGGCGGCGGACTACATGGAACAAGACGGACTCACTCCGTTCGATGCCTATCACGTCGCCTACGCGGACGAAGATCCGCTCGTCTCGTCGGACAAATCGTTCGACGAGGTAACGGACGACCGGATCGCAATAGAGGAACGGGAACCCGAGTAG
- the dapB gene encoding 4-hydroxy-tetrahydrodipicolinate reductase has translation MTVRIGVTGATGRMGREVIAAVADREDCEVVFAVNRDPDDETIAGNEIESAEEFDSLVVDREPTVVVDFTGPESAVDYADACADSNVAFVTGTTGFDDDQLEALEAAGDDVAVLHAPNFARGVQALLNVVGEAVQNLPGYDVELVETHHNGKRDAPSGTANRLLEEIEANGEFSERTHGREGEAPREEAEIGVHALRAGNITGEHEIVLADNHEEVRLTHRAEDRGVFAAGAVDAAVWIAGQKAGRYDFADVISE, from the coding sequence ATGACGGTCAGGATCGGCGTCACCGGCGCCACGGGCCGGATGGGCCGGGAAGTGATCGCCGCCGTCGCCGACCGCGAGGACTGCGAGGTCGTCTTCGCGGTCAACCGGGATCCGGACGACGAGACGATCGCCGGCAACGAGATCGAATCCGCCGAGGAGTTCGACTCGCTGGTCGTCGACCGCGAGCCCACCGTCGTCGTCGACTTCACCGGCCCCGAATCGGCCGTCGACTACGCCGACGCGTGCGCCGACTCCAACGTCGCCTTCGTCACCGGAACCACCGGCTTCGACGACGATCAACTCGAGGCGCTCGAGGCGGCCGGCGACGACGTCGCCGTGCTCCACGCGCCGAACTTCGCCCGCGGGGTCCAGGCCCTGCTGAACGTCGTCGGCGAGGCGGTCCAGAACCTGCCGGGCTACGACGTCGAACTCGTCGAGACCCACCACAACGGAAAGCGCGACGCGCCCAGCGGGACCGCGAACCGCCTGCTCGAGGAGATCGAAGCCAACGGGGAGTTCTCCGAGCGCACGCACGGCCGCGAGGGCGAGGCCCCCCGCGAGGAGGCCGAGATCGGCGTCCACGCGCTGCGTGCGGGGAACATTACGGGCGAACACGAGATCGTTCTGGCGGATAACCACGAGGAGGTCCGACTCACCCACCGCGCCGAGGACCGCGGGGTCTTCGCCGCGGGCGCGGTCGACGCGGCGGTCTGGATCGCTGGACAGAAGGCGGGCCGATACGACTTCGCGGACGTGATCAGCGAATGA
- a CDS encoding AbrB/MazE/SpoVT family DNA-binding domain-containing protein, translating to MSKRAEADDRGRIVIPHEIREKHGDRYRVVELDDRVELIPLKDDPIEGLRDAVGDAFDDKSIDEIKREAREAAREDAIDDVSE from the coding sequence ATGAGTAAACGGGCCGAGGCTGACGACCGAGGGCGAATCGTCATCCCTCACGAAATCCGTGAGAAACACGGCGACCGGTACCGGGTCGTCGAACTCGACGATCGGGTCGAACTGATCCCGCTGAAAGACGACCCGATCGAGGGCCTCCGCGATGCCGTCGGTGACGCATTCGACGACAAATCGATCGACGAGATCAAGCGAGAGGCGCGCGAGGCCGCTCGAGAAGATGCGATAGACGACGTGAGTGAGTAG
- the lysA gene encoding diaminopimelate decarboxylase, whose product MTKLTESPAVRRLADWDAARLESLVGDYGSPLYVLDLERVRENYRRLAAAFPDAEIMYAVKANALGDVLETLHEEGAGLECASAGEVKRALAAADSSDGSDASGADVHYTAVNPPARDLDWVVNAWEEYPELTITVGAEDTIDRLEERGYDGRLCLRVNPGIDAGHHEKVKTGAAAKFGVPIERAVDVLVDAAERGFDVVGIHAHVGSGVSSDQLDDHRAFVERMGDLAREVNETLDGDGLEFVDVGGGFGVPYRDDEEPLDLEAVAAATREALGDVDARLTIEPGRYFVADAGVLLTEVNTVKEARDTLAVGVDAGMTTLLRPAMYDASHPIRNLTADLEGGSDSDSSDGSADSSDEGGETTDTGREIVPQTIAGPICESGDVFCTDRQLPASRRTDALAIGNAGAYGYEMANQYNSRPRPASVVVDGDAVRLARRRETFDDVIRPETNAANPTNAANPTNANPNVDADRETDNDYDTR is encoded by the coding sequence ATGACTAAACTCACGGAATCGCCGGCGGTCCGCCGGCTCGCCGACTGGGACGCGGCACGCCTCGAGTCCCTCGTCGGCGACTACGGCTCGCCGCTGTACGTGCTCGATCTCGAGCGCGTGCGCGAGAACTACCGTCGCCTCGCGGCGGCGTTTCCGGACGCCGAGATCATGTACGCGGTGAAGGCTAACGCGCTGGGGGACGTTCTCGAGACGCTCCACGAGGAGGGGGCGGGCCTCGAGTGCGCCTCCGCCGGAGAGGTCAAACGGGCGCTCGCGGCCGCCGACTCGAGCGACGGGAGCGACGCATCCGGAGCAGATGTCCACTACACGGCCGTCAACCCGCCCGCGCGGGATCTGGACTGGGTCGTCAATGCGTGGGAGGAGTATCCAGAGCTGACGATCACCGTTGGGGCCGAGGACACCATCGACCGCCTCGAGGAGCGGGGCTACGACGGGCGGCTCTGTCTCCGCGTGAATCCGGGCATCGACGCCGGCCACCACGAGAAGGTCAAGACCGGCGCCGCGGCGAAGTTCGGCGTCCCGATCGAGCGCGCCGTCGACGTCCTCGTCGACGCGGCCGAGCGCGGCTTCGACGTCGTCGGGATCCACGCCCACGTCGGGTCGGGCGTCTCGAGCGACCAACTGGACGACCACCGGGCGTTCGTCGAACGGATGGGCGACCTCGCGCGTGAGGTGAACGAGACCCTGGACGGCGACGGCCTCGAGTTCGTCGATGTCGGCGGCGGCTTCGGGGTACCCTACCGCGACGACGAGGAACCGCTGGACCTCGAGGCGGTCGCCGCGGCGACCCGCGAGGCGCTGGGCGACGTCGACGCGCGGCTGACGATCGAACCCGGCCGCTACTTCGTCGCCGACGCGGGCGTCCTCCTGACCGAAGTGAACACGGTCAAGGAGGCCCGCGACACCCTCGCCGTCGGGGTCGACGCCGGGATGACCACCCTGCTCCGGCCCGCGATGTACGACGCCTCCCACCCGATTCGGAACCTGACGGCCGACCTCGAGGGCGGGTCCGATTCCGACTCGAGCGACGGCAGCGCCGACTCGAGCGACGAGGGTGGCGAAACCACCGATACCGGCCGCGAAATCGTCCCGCAGACGATCGCCGGGCCCATCTGCGAGAGCGGCGACGTTTTCTGTACCGACCGCCAACTCCCGGCCAGCAGACGCACGGACGCCCTCGCGATCGGTAACGCCGGGGCCTACGGCTACGAGATGGCCAACCAGTACAACTCCCGGCCCCGACCCGCGTCGGTCGTCGTCGACGGCGACGCAGTCCGACTCGCCCGGCGGCGCGAGACGTTCGACGACGTGATCCGGCCGGAGACGAACGCGGCGAATCCGACGAACGCGGCGAATCCGACGAACGCGAACCCAAACGTAGATGCGGACCGAGAAACAGATAACGACTACGACACACGATAG
- a CDS encoding 2,3,4,5-tetrahydropyridine-2,6-dicarboxylate N-succinyltransferase has product MSALESEISELWTQYQNDDVSADTAVEDEYATLEAFLEALADGEVRAAEKQGDSWEANEWVKQGILLNFGLRSIQRYEHGGTTYNDVLPLADSSAYGDRGSRNTPDGTVVRKGAHIGSDCILMSPAFVNIGAHVGDGTLVDSCDTVGSCAQIGSNVKLGANTLIGGVLEPVENAPVIVEDNVSLGAGCRVTSGFVVGENSVVGENTLLTPRIPVYDLVEEEVVYGELPADRRAFTRFVESSISDHDLFEGGAYKPAVVATDLETETLEATEREDALRE; this is encoded by the coding sequence ATGAGCGCACTCGAGAGCGAAATTTCGGAGCTGTGGACGCAGTACCAGAACGACGACGTGAGCGCCGACACCGCCGTCGAGGACGAGTACGCGACGCTCGAGGCCTTCCTCGAGGCCCTCGCGGACGGCGAGGTCCGCGCCGCCGAGAAGCAGGGTGACTCGTGGGAGGCCAACGAGTGGGTCAAGCAGGGCATCCTGCTCAACTTCGGCCTCCGCTCGATCCAGCGGTACGAACACGGCGGCACCACGTACAACGACGTGCTGCCGCTGGCCGACTCGAGCGCGTACGGCGACCGCGGGAGCCGGAATACGCCCGACGGCACGGTCGTCCGGAAGGGCGCCCACATCGGCTCGGACTGCATCCTGATGAGCCCGGCGTTCGTCAACATCGGCGCCCACGTCGGCGACGGCACCCTCGTCGACTCCTGTGACACGGTCGGCTCCTGCGCGCAGATCGGCTCGAACGTCAAGCTCGGCGCCAACACGTTAATCGGCGGCGTGCTCGAGCCGGTCGAGAACGCGCCGGTCATCGTCGAAGATAACGTCTCGCTCGGCGCCGGCTGCCGCGTGACCTCGGGCTTCGTCGTCGGCGAGAACAGCGTCGTCGGCGAGAATACCCTGCTCACGCCGCGCATCCCGGTCTACGACCTCGTCGAGGAGGAGGTCGTCTACGGCGAACTGCCCGCCGACCGCCGCGCGTTCACGCGGTTCGTCGAGTCCTCGATCAGCGACCACGACCTCTTCGAGGGCGGCGCCTACAAGCCCGCCGTGGTGGCGACCGATCTGGAGACGGAGACGCTCGAGGCGACGGAACGCGAGGACGCGCTTCGGGAATAG